A genomic window from Candidatus Poribacteria bacterium includes:
- a CDS encoding MFS transporter: MIRRLLISSYISMIAIAVMVNLPPTCLTSIKGDFSLSDTQGGMLLSTLFWGFALTIILTGPLADRFGVKPFLISASILQIFGLLMSTLSSIFQVLVFGAFLMGMGSGILEVLVNPLICILTPENRTRAINFCHAFYSIGAVLTVLMASLFLRMGLLWRYVYLLGIFPSLLFGVGYLTSSIPELPSSDYKRFFGIGLMVHPIFILLLLAMLLGGGTELGAAQWIPAYLEEVLGLSRFGGAFGLVLFSTAMALGRMTMSKIGGRAHPMGILRFASLSCVLLLALSALFRSGTSVVISFSLLGFFVSIFWPTVLACSSEIFLGGGATMFSLLSAAGNAGGMIFPAMVGAIADRWNLRVGIGTLSLLPLLLTLIFTLLGHRRSMDEKL, from the coding sequence ATGATACGACGGCTGCTTATAAGCTCTTATATCTCGATGATAGCTATAGCTGTGATGGTCAACCTCCCACCGACCTGTCTCACCTCGATAAAAGGTGACTTTTCCCTGAGCGATACACAGGGCGGCATGCTGCTTTCAACTCTCTTTTGGGGCTTTGCATTAACGATAATCCTGACCGGTCCGCTCGCTGACAGATTCGGTGTTAAACCCTTTCTGATTTCAGCTTCCATTCTCCAAATCTTTGGCCTTCTGATGAGTACTCTCTCCTCTATCTTTCAGGTTTTAGTTTTCGGAGCCTTTCTGATGGGAATGGGTAGCGGCATATTGGAGGTCCTCGTAAACCCTCTCATCTGTATTCTAACGCCCGAAAACAGGACGAGAGCCATAAATTTCTGCCATGCCTTCTACTCCATAGGTGCCGTATTGACCGTCCTTATGGCATCGCTATTTTTGAGGATGGGATTGCTTTGGAGATATGTCTATCTGCTCGGTATCTTTCCCTCCCTTCTGTTCGGAGTCGGGTATCTTACCTCCTCTATCCCTGAGCTTCCGTCCTCCGATTACAAACGCTTCTTCGGGATCGGTCTGATGGTGCATCCGATCTTCATCCTTCTTCTTCTGGCGATGTTGTTAGGGGGAGGCACGGAGCTAGGGGCAGCGCAGTGGATACCGGCATATCTGGAGGAGGTATTGGGTCTTTCGCGTTTCGGCGGCGCGTTCGGACTCGTGCTTTTCAGCACAGCCATGGCACTTGGCCGTATGACGATGAGCAAGATAGGCGGTAGGGCTCATCCGATGGGAATTCTCAGGTTCGCTTCTCTCTCATGTGTGTTGCTTCTGGCTCTATCGGCTCTGTTTCGAAGCGGAACGTCGGTCGTGATTTCCTTTTCCCTCCTCGGGTTTTTCGTCTCGATATTCTGGCCGACGGTGCTTGCCTGTAGTTCTGAGATCTTTCTAGGGGGCGGGGCAACGATGTTTTCACTTCTGAGTGCAGCAGGAAATGCCGGCGGCATGATATTTCCGGCTATGGTCGGCGCAATAGCCGATAGATGGAACCTGAGAGTTGGAATAGGAACGTTATCGCTGCTCCCCCTGCTATTGACTTTGATCTTTACCCTCCTCGGGCATCGCAGAAGTATGGATGAGAAGCTTTAA
- a CDS encoding BMC domain-containing protein: MPLAVGMIEFKSVAQGIMAADAMVKAASVQLLQATPVCPGKYVAIVGGEVAAVRSSVDAGINAASAVVVDTLVIPNVHEDLFPALSATTQIEEIKALGIIETFSVASGIVAADLAAKAASVKLIEVRIARGLGGKAFVLLTGSVSSVRAAVEAGSRYAIENGQLVDSQVIPSPHPDLISNIL; the protein is encoded by the coding sequence ATGCCTCTAGCGGTGGGGATGATTGAGTTTAAAAGCGTAGCACAGGGTATTATGGCCGCCGACGCTATGGTAAAAGCTGCTTCGGTTCAACTTCTACAGGCAACTCCCGTCTGTCCCGGAAAATATGTGGCTATAGTCGGCGGGGAGGTTGCAGCTGTTCGAAGCTCCGTTGATGCCGGAATCAACGCTGCATCTGCCGTGGTAGTCGACACCCTCGTGATTCCGAATGTGCATGAGGATCTGTTTCCGGCCCTGAGCGCGACCACCCAGATCGAGGAAATTAAGGCGTTGGGTATAATCGAAACCTTCTCCGTGGCTTCCGGAATAGTGGCAGCGGACCTCGCGGCGAAGGCGGCTAGCGTGAAGTTGATTGAGGTGAGAATAGCTAGGGGGTTAGGCGGCAAGGCCTTTGTACTCCTGACCGGAAGCGTTAGCTCCGTCAGAGCGGCTGTGGAGGCGGGATCGAGATACGCTATCGAAAACGGACAGCTCGTCGATAGCCAGGTCATCCCATCTCCCCATCCTGATCTGATATCCAATATACTGTGA
- a CDS encoding DUF58 domain-containing protein: MRTEGKRHNKFLDPAALSKLGGLELVARLVVEGFISGLHRSPYQGYSVEFAEHRQYMPGDEIKHIDWKVYGKSDRFYIKKFEEETNLKAYILLDTSGSMGYGSGDLSKLEYGCYLAASLSYLMLRQRDYVGLALFDGAIARYIPPRGESSHLHLITTALEEASPGGKTSIGEAIQELARRIVRRGLIILISDLLDEPQMVIRGLKLLRHSKHEVIVFHVMDRSELTFPFKGSVMFRDLETGEKLNTDAGSLRSGYLKGIEDFIESYRKGCGASSVDYVLMDTHTPFDYALSAYLSKRAGFI, translated from the coding sequence ATGAGAACGGAAGGGAAAAGACATAATAAATTCCTCGACCCCGCAGCCTTGTCAAAACTCGGGGGATTGGAGCTCGTGGCGAGATTAGTGGTGGAGGGATTTATATCGGGCCTCCATAGGAGCCCATATCAAGGTTATAGCGTCGAATTCGCCGAGCACCGACAATATATGCCCGGCGATGAGATCAAGCATATAGATTGGAAGGTTTACGGGAAATCCGATAGGTTTTACATAAAGAAATTCGAGGAGGAAACCAACCTGAAGGCGTATATTCTCCTCGACACCAGCGGATCAATGGGATATGGGAGCGGAGATTTGAGCAAGTTGGAATACGGCTGTTATCTGGCCGCTTCGCTGAGCTACTTGATGCTCAGACAACGGGATTATGTCGGATTGGCCCTGTTCGATGGCGCTATTGCCAGATACATCCCACCTAGAGGAGAATCCTCCCATCTGCATCTCATAACCACCGCTCTCGAGGAGGCCTCACCCGGAGGCAAGACGAGCATCGGAGAAGCGATTCAGGAGCTGGCGAGGAGAATTGTCAGGCGCGGTTTGATAATCCTCATCTCGGACCTCCTCGATGAACCTCAGATGGTAATCAGGGGACTTAAACTCTTAAGACATTCAAAACATGAGGTGATCGTCTTTCACGTGATGGATCGTTCCGAGCTGACCTTTCCGTTTAAGGGCTCGGTGATGTTCAGGGATCTCGAGACGGGAGAGAAACTGAATACCGACGCCGGTTCTCTGCGATCCGGATATCTCAAGGGGATAGAAGACTTTATTGAGTCCTATAGAAAGGGGTGTGGCGCCAGCTCGGTCGATTACGTCCTCATGGATACCCACACCCCTTTCGATTATGCGTTATCGGCATATCTCTCCAAAAGGGCTGGTTTTATCTGA
- a CDS encoding TraR/DksA family transcriptional regulator codes for MPRLDLEKFKRLLLEEKNKILSKYEDQEIIKAEDEGATDIADEANESNERRLMQSLGAKDAAALRQIKYALRRIEEGTYGICAKCGQPIPEKRLELIPYAMFCVPCQESEERKSGGFR; via the coding sequence TTGCCGAGGTTGGACCTGGAGAAGTTCAAAAGGCTGTTGTTGGAGGAGAAAAACAAGATCCTCTCAAAGTATGAGGATCAGGAGATAATCAAGGCGGAGGACGAAGGCGCAACCGACATCGCCGATGAGGCGAATGAATCGAATGAGAGGAGGCTCATGCAGAGCTTGGGAGCGAAGGATGCTGCTGCGCTCAGACAGATCAAATATGCCCTTCGAAGGATAGAGGAGGGCACATATGGGATCTGTGCCAAATGCGGACAACCTATCCCCGAAAAGAGGCTTGAGCTGATTCCCTATGCTATGTTCTGCGTGCCATGTCAGGAAAGCGAAGAGAGGAAATCCGGGGGTTTCAGATAA